One Nymphaea colorata isolate Beijing-Zhang1983 chromosome 12, ASM883128v2, whole genome shotgun sequence genomic window, ACACTTAATGAAAGTCTAATACTGTAAATGCCAATATTGTGGTGATGGCCCCAATCTTCACTGATCTTTAGATTGTTATACAGTCCTAGGCTCAGGACTGTAAATTTTTCTTAGCTGGTAGATGCTGAAAATCAGGTCTTTCGATTGTTATACAATATACTGTCCAAGGCTCAGGGCCATGGACCTTTCTTCACTAGTATGTGCAGCGAAGCATGATACTTAGTTGTTTCACTCTTTAATTTAAAGGAAAGATGTAATTCCTGAAAGGTTATTTACGTTGGTACCAAGTATTCTTTGGTTATTTTCTATGATTCTCTCTGGATGCTCAAGTATTTCTTGAAGCATACGTTATTACTTTATATTGAAACTTATTTTGGAAACCTAGTTTATCACAAGAATATTTCGTCAAaactctctttttccttcctttctcttcctcttcttccatttcatgGTGAGAATGTAAATGATGGGATGCTGCAGGCAGCAGATACAGGCTACTAGATTTTGAGAAAAGCTACCCACAATCCTGCATCGTTTTGGTAGGTGATATACCTGCAACTCTGCAAGGTGTAGATGTCAAGCCACTAATAGGTAACTAAACTTCATTTGGTCTGAGCTCACCTCAGTTGGATAGGCTACGTACTTAACACGCTTAAAACTGAAACAAATGCAGCATCACTTATTTGAGCACCCTGTAATTAGATCCTGTGCATCTCTCCAAGGCTGGAGACACTATTGCAGTCTTTCTCACCTAAatcttcctttttctgaaatttactGCTTCCTGCCAATTTTTGTAGGGTTCCGCttatttgttttactttttagaGAAATTGGGTTCAATGCAAACTCGTTTGGCAGTTTGTTCAAGTGCTCTTGTTACCTGGACTACCTCCATCTTTCTACGTCTTTTGTCTAAGTAGCAGTTCACCCTTTATTGATTTGGTTGCATTTTATCTTCGGAGCATAAGGGATTAAACAGATATTCAACTAAAACTGCTCTATGAGGGATACAAGCTTcaatatttgatctgaatctgggAGTGAGCCTGTCCATCTTATGCCATTAGACGcattgcaaaattttgaagtgtAATGTGGTTTTGGAGTGTTATCTGGATGATTTGAGAGGTCCTTTTGCATTACAAGAAACCAGACTTGCACATCCTGTATCATGCTAGTCTACACTTAGGGTGGCACTCTATTGCAGTTCACTTCTACACTCAAGATGGTACTGTTGCAACTCAAGTAGTCTAAGGATCTAGAAGCTTTTAACCAGGTTCCTTTGTCATGTAAGTCCAAGATATTGCTGCCATTCGCATGTTACAAACTTCAAACTTTTTGTTATcattttgcatcttcttttcttttaagttggctaGGGCTTGAGAAGGTTGCTTCCTGATAAGTATATCTGTGGCACCTAGTTGAGTTGCTATTGAATTTGATTCTGGGGTATTCTTTCTGCACCCTTAATTGCAATATTGTCTGCATTTTTCGTGGACATCTCTTGAATGATTTGCAGCAAAAATCACGCTACTTCTGGAGTCAAGTCTGGGCTTTTGTTTCAgattgttctttcctttcctttttttccttatatttgGACCATGTGTTTGTCTGGAACGCGTGCATGCAATAGACAAAGTGTTTGGGCAGTGAAGGTGTAGGGACAGATGGGTATGCTGAATAAACATCTCTTGGCATCATGTGAAATAATGATTTCACTTCCCTTTGTGTTTCTGTTAGGCAGATATCTCTTCTAATTTCCACATGCATGGTAGCTGTGCTCACATGACCGTATGACCACTTCCTGAAATATACTACCTATTACTTCTGTTGCAGTGGCAGTTTATCCTTGTCTACCGCTGGTCCCATTGAGGCTGTCCTATTTGACGTTGATGGAACTCTATGTGACTCCGATCCTCTTCATTTTGAAGCATTCCGAGACTTGCTTCAAAAGGTGCTCCCATAGACTTGTATAAGTTTCTTATAGCGACATTTTCAGTTGGCATGTTCGAACTAACATTGATACTTGATATCAACAGATTGGTTTCCAAGGTGGTGTTCCCattgatgaagaattttttaTCAAGAACATTAGTGGTGGGCATAACGAGGATATAATTGGCATCCTTTTCCCTGATTGGGATCACCAGAAGGCCCTTCAATTCATGGATGACAAGGAAGTGTTGTTCAGGAGGTATTTATCCTGTATACTTTCTCTCAACAACTGCTTGGTGATATTTGCTGTTAATGATTTTGATTCTCTTGCAGATTAGCAAAAGAGAAGCTAGTCCCTGTAAATGGGCTCCACAAGCTGTGCAAATGGATTGAAGATAAGGGTTTGAGGAGAGCTGCTGTAACAAATGCTCCGAGACCGAATGCTGAACTCATGATCTCAAGCCTTGGTTTGTCCGAATTTTTTGAGTACCTTATTATTGGAGGTGAATGTGAGCGAGCAAAGCCATATCCCGACCCTTACTTGAAAGCTTTGAAATGCCTCGGTGTGTCCCCTGAGAGGGCAATTGTTCTCGAGGTACATACTTTAACCAAGCTTATCTTAGGTAAATAGCTGAAGCTTCCGTATATCCTTTTCTTAGTTTCTAAACTTTGCTTGTGCTTTCCTTGTCAAGGATTCTGCAGCAGGTATAAAAGCTGGTGTAGCGGCTGGCGTTCCAGTTATTGGCATCACAACAAGAAACCCGGATCAGCTACTGTTGGATGCAGGGGCTTCATTGTTGATCAAGGATTTTGAGGATCCTAAGTTGTGGAGTGCA contains:
- the LOC116266460 gene encoding haloacid dehalogenase-like hydrolase domain-containing protein Sgpp, with amino-acid sequence MPSYCVPTATHHSFSLKDRPFARFQASPSRVRMACAVSCNHTTESGSLSLSTAGPIEAVLFDVDGTLCDSDPLHFEAFRDLLQKIGFQGGVPIDEEFFIKNISGGHNEDIIGILFPDWDHQKALQFMDDKEVLFRRLAKEKLVPVNGLHKLCKWIEDKGLRRAAVTNAPRPNAELMISSLGLSEFFEYLIIGGECERAKPYPDPYLKALKCLGVSPERAIVLEDSAAGIKAGVAAGVPVIGITTRNPDQLLLDAGASLLIKDFEDPKLWSALEEQEATKACC